The following are encoded in a window of Peromyscus maniculatus bairdii isolate BWxNUB_F1_BW_parent chromosome X, HU_Pman_BW_mat_3.1, whole genome shotgun sequence genomic DNA:
- the LOC143271005 gene encoding periphilin-1-like, producing the protein MRNGFRRKRFYSSYYSRQRSPHKRDTPFLRESRVGGKDSLHSRFGSSLSSRSRMRSFHQSRQKCKERAIQFLKTSRDTVASSSSSKVGSKEPLHINQTEEPESNTTAGPELCEDSQLSIRSKAIASKITEIEKVYQQVCETFGMVVERLVEKDRSLEKSIQFAMKQSLHEIGEQHVEELKHFIMEYDNSTPDFGDPF; encoded by the exons ATGAGAAACGGCTTTAGAAGAAAACGTTTCTATTCTTCCTATTATTCAAGACAACGCTCTCCCCATAAACGGGACACtccttttttgagagaatcacgtgtgggcgggaaggactccctacacagcagatttggatccagtctcagcagtagaagcaggatgcGCTCCTTCCATCAGTCTCGACAAAAATGTAAAGAGAGAGCCatccagtttttgaaaacatcaagagatactgtggcctcaagttcttcatccaaggt GGGATCCAAGGAACCATTACATATCAACCAGACAGAAGAACCCGAGTCAAACACAACAGCTGGCCCAGAATTGTGTGAAGACAGCCAGCTTAGCATTCGCTCAAAAGCGATTGCATCAAAAATCACTGAGATTGAGAAGGTTTACCAACAAGTCTGTGAAACTTTCGGGATGGTGGTGGAAAGGCTGGTTGAAAAAGATCGTTCGTTAGAAAAATCTATACAGTTTGCAATGAAGCAGAGTTTGCATGAAATAGGTGAGCAACATGTTGAAgaactcaagcatttcattatggagtATGATAATTCTACTCCAGATTTTGGAGACCCTTTTTAG